In one Hippocampus zosterae strain Florida chromosome 10, ASM2543408v3, whole genome shotgun sequence genomic region, the following are encoded:
- the LOC127609222 gene encoding galectin-4-like isoform X1, translating to MSFVAPPGYQPVYGPAIPYLGPIYGGLREGSSIYIQGSVPDKITRFFMNLLCGPSESSDIALHFNPRFDGWDKVVFNTRQNATWDAEEKIRDMPFSKGKAFEMIIVCSVQSYQFKINGKDFYTFNYRLPLARVCGLQIGGDVSIQTINVIGAGGMGGGMGQQPGGYPGGAMGARPGCGAGHQGGYPGGMGGNTGGAFPGSHLPSMSGQPIYNPPIPYSGVIPGGMFPKRTVIIRGMVPNRAKRFSINLLESRSGDIAFHMNPRVKDDVVVRNSMIGGHWGQEERQLGANPFKEGQYFDISIRCGSDCFKVFLNGQPLFDYTHRTRAVNEIDKLEVAGDVQISYLHF from the exons ATGTCCTTCGTTGCTCCTCCTGGTTACCAGCCCGTCTACGGGCCT GCCATTCCGTATTTGGGGCCCATCTACGGAGGTCTGAGGGAGGGATCGTCCATCTACATACAGGGGTCTGTTCCGGACAAAATCACAAG GTTCTTTATGAACCTGCTGTGCGGACCGTCCGAGTCCAGCGACATCGCCCTCCACTTCAACCCGCGTTTCGATGGCTGGGACAAGGTGGTCTTCAACACCCGCCAGAACGCCACCTGGGATGCAGAGGAGAAGATCCGGGACATGCCCTTCAGTAAGGGCAAGGCCTTCGAGATGATCATCGTGTGCTCTGTGCAGAGCTACCAG TTCAAAATCAACGGGAAAGATTTCTACACCTTCAATTACCGCCTGCCTTTGGCGAGAGTGTGCGGCTTGCAGATTGGGGGAGACGTTTCCATACAGACAATTAACGTCATTGGG gcTGGCGGCATGGGTGGGGGAATGGGG CAGCAACCGGGAGGCTATCCAGGAGGTGCCATGGGAGCAAGACCAGGATGCGGTGCAGGCCAT cAGGGTGGCTATCCTGGAGGCATGGGAGGCAATACGGGG ggTGCATTCCCAGGGTCACACCTTCCG AGTATGAGCGGCCAACCGATCTACAACCCT CCCATCCCGTACTCGGGCGTGATCCCAGGAGGAATGTTCCCCAAGAGAACTGTCATCATCCGGGGCATGGTGCCTAACCGGGCAAAGAG GTTCAGCATCAACTTGCTGGAGAGCAGATCTGGGGACATTGCCTTCCACATGAACCCACGTGTGAAGGACGACGTGGTGGTGCGCAACAGCATGATAGGTGGCCACTGGGGCCAAGAGGAACGCCAGCTTGGCGCCAACCCCTTCAAGGAGGGCCAGTACTTTGAC ATTTCCATCCGTTGCGGCAGCGACTGCTTCAAGGTGTTCCTCAACGGGCAGCCCCTGTTCGATTACACTCACCGCACGCGTGCCGTCAATGAGATCGACAAGCTGGAGGTGGCCGGGGACGTGCAGATTTCCTACCTTCACTTCTGA
- the LOC127609222 gene encoding galectin-4-like isoform X2, producing MSFVAPPGYQPVYGPAIPYLGPIYGGLREGSSIYIQGSVPDKITRFFMNLLCGPSESSDIALHFNPRFDGWDKVVFNTRQNATWDAEEKIRDMPFSKGKAFEMIIVCSVQSYQFKINGKDFYTFNYRLPLARVCGLQIGGDVSIQTINVIGAGGMGGGMGQQPGGYPGGAMGARPGCGAGHGGYPGGMGGNTGGAFPGSHLPSMSGQPIYNPPIPYSGVIPGGMFPKRTVIIRGMVPNRAKRFSINLLESRSGDIAFHMNPRVKDDVVVRNSMIGGHWGQEERQLGANPFKEGQYFDISIRCGSDCFKVFLNGQPLFDYTHRTRAVNEIDKLEVAGDVQISYLHF from the exons ATGTCCTTCGTTGCTCCTCCTGGTTACCAGCCCGTCTACGGGCCT GCCATTCCGTATTTGGGGCCCATCTACGGAGGTCTGAGGGAGGGATCGTCCATCTACATACAGGGGTCTGTTCCGGACAAAATCACAAG GTTCTTTATGAACCTGCTGTGCGGACCGTCCGAGTCCAGCGACATCGCCCTCCACTTCAACCCGCGTTTCGATGGCTGGGACAAGGTGGTCTTCAACACCCGCCAGAACGCCACCTGGGATGCAGAGGAGAAGATCCGGGACATGCCCTTCAGTAAGGGCAAGGCCTTCGAGATGATCATCGTGTGCTCTGTGCAGAGCTACCAG TTCAAAATCAACGGGAAAGATTTCTACACCTTCAATTACCGCCTGCCTTTGGCGAGAGTGTGCGGCTTGCAGATTGGGGGAGACGTTTCCATACAGACAATTAACGTCATTGGG gcTGGCGGCATGGGTGGGGGAATGGGG CAGCAACCGGGAGGCTATCCAGGAGGTGCCATGGGAGCAAGACCAGGATGCGGTGCAGGCCAT GGTGGCTATCCTGGAGGCATGGGAGGCAATACGGGG ggTGCATTCCCAGGGTCACACCTTCCG AGTATGAGCGGCCAACCGATCTACAACCCT CCCATCCCGTACTCGGGCGTGATCCCAGGAGGAATGTTCCCCAAGAGAACTGTCATCATCCGGGGCATGGTGCCTAACCGGGCAAAGAG GTTCAGCATCAACTTGCTGGAGAGCAGATCTGGGGACATTGCCTTCCACATGAACCCACGTGTGAAGGACGACGTGGTGGTGCGCAACAGCATGATAGGTGGCCACTGGGGCCAAGAGGAACGCCAGCTTGGCGCCAACCCCTTCAAGGAGGGCCAGTACTTTGAC ATTTCCATCCGTTGCGGCAGCGACTGCTTCAAGGTGTTCCTCAACGGGCAGCCCCTGTTCGATTACACTCACCGCACGCGTGCCGTCAATGAGATCGACAAGCTGGAGGTGGCCGGGGACGTGCAGATTTCCTACCTTCACTTCTGA